A window of Corallococcus macrosporus DSM 14697 contains these coding sequences:
- the radC gene encoding RadC family protein, giving the protein MEQSAAGAAWAGDGSVSARGVGGAEESRERLFRLGAAALTDPELLCVVWSSGARAPGAWAVAGALLTEGGGLKGLVQQEPLALSLRPGVGPARAAQVLAALELGRRAQRAGERRPRLRTPKEIAAYLAPVLGALRREVFHVLCFNARNVLLHDARVAEGTMNTCPVDPREVFAAALTARATSIVLAHNHPSGDPEPSVQDLALTRHLVAGAQLLNIKVLDHVVVGDGGYVSMLERGLMPDEAKEQRRTWSANGGCG; this is encoded by the coding sequence ATGGAGCAATCGGCGGCGGGGGCGGCGTGGGCGGGCGACGGGTCGGTGAGCGCGCGGGGCGTGGGGGGCGCGGAGGAGTCGCGAGAGCGGCTCTTCCGGTTGGGGGCGGCGGCACTCACCGACCCGGAGCTGTTGTGCGTGGTGTGGAGCTCCGGGGCGCGCGCGCCCGGAGCCTGGGCGGTGGCGGGGGCGTTGCTGACGGAGGGCGGAGGGCTGAAGGGACTGGTGCAGCAGGAGCCCCTGGCGCTGAGCTTGCGGCCCGGCGTGGGGCCTGCCCGGGCGGCGCAGGTGCTGGCCGCGTTGGAGCTGGGCCGCCGCGCGCAGCGCGCGGGTGAGCGGCGGCCCAGGTTGCGCACGCCGAAGGAGATTGCCGCGTATCTGGCGCCGGTGCTGGGGGCGCTGCGGCGCGAGGTGTTCCACGTCCTGTGCTTCAACGCGCGCAACGTGCTGCTGCATGACGCGCGCGTGGCGGAGGGCACCATGAACACCTGCCCGGTGGACCCGCGAGAGGTGTTCGCCGCGGCGCTCACCGCGCGCGCCACGTCCATCGTGCTGGCGCACAACCACCCTTCGGGGGACCCGGAGCCCAGCGTCCAGGACCTGGCCCTGACGCGGCACCTGGTCGCGGGGGCGCAGCTCCTCAACATCAAGGTGCTGGACCACGTGGTGGTGGGAGACGGCGGCTACGTGTCGATGCTGGAGCGCGGGCTGATGCCGGACGAGGCGAAGGAGCAGCGGCGGACGTGGAGCGCGAATGGAGGCTGCGGATGA
- a CDS encoding Crp/Fnr family transcriptional regulator, producing the protein MDADVLKKVALFEGLTQGQLAKVAQIGHSRTYPAGAFLFREGDAGQEMFVIAEGKVRISKSVPGVGEEALAVLEPGQYFGEMAVIEDSPRSADAIAHVSCAVWVIERSRLDQLMFTDKDLAYVLLWTFVRTLSERLRETNEKIKGFFALSRF; encoded by the coding sequence ATGGATGCCGACGTCCTCAAGAAGGTTGCGCTGTTCGAGGGATTGACCCAGGGACAGCTCGCCAAGGTCGCCCAGATTGGCCACTCCCGGACCTACCCGGCGGGCGCCTTCCTGTTCCGCGAGGGGGACGCCGGCCAGGAGATGTTCGTAATCGCCGAGGGCAAGGTCCGCATCTCCAAGTCAGTCCCTGGCGTCGGCGAGGAGGCGCTCGCCGTCCTGGAGCCCGGCCAGTATTTCGGTGAGATGGCCGTCATCGAGGACTCCCCCCGCTCGGCGGACGCCATCGCCCACGTGAGCTGCGCCGTCTGGGTCATTGAACGCTCGCGGTTGGATCAGCTCATGTTCACCGACAAGGACCTGGCGTACGTGCTGCTCTGGACGTTCGTCCGGACGCTGAGTGAGCGGCTCCGGGAGACGAACGAGAAGATCAAGGGCTTCTTCGCCCTCTCCCGCTTCTGA
- a CDS encoding NUDIX hydrolase, giving the protein MAGEVKPWRRLRRGLEHDFTVARVREDWWADPRTGLEHPRVRVDCADWVNVIAVTPDARLVLVRQFRFGVESSTLELPGGIVEPGEAPERAAARELEEETGYVPGRMVPVGQVHPNPAFQGNVCFNFLALDCVKRHEGRQDAGEDIAVELHPRAALPRLILEGHITHSLVVAAFFQERLLGESE; this is encoded by the coding sequence ATGGCGGGAGAGGTGAAACCCTGGCGCCGGCTGCGGCGCGGGCTGGAGCACGACTTCACCGTCGCCCGGGTGCGCGAGGACTGGTGGGCGGACCCGCGCACCGGCCTGGAGCACCCGCGCGTGCGCGTGGACTGCGCGGACTGGGTGAACGTCATCGCGGTGACGCCGGACGCGCGGCTCGTGCTGGTGCGGCAGTTCCGCTTCGGCGTCGAGTCCTCCACGCTGGAGCTCCCTGGCGGCATCGTGGAGCCGGGAGAAGCGCCGGAGCGGGCCGCGGCGCGCGAACTGGAGGAGGAGACGGGCTACGTGCCGGGGCGCATGGTGCCAGTGGGCCAGGTGCACCCCAACCCCGCGTTCCAGGGCAACGTGTGCTTCAACTTCCTCGCGCTGGACTGCGTGAAGCGGCACGAGGGGCGGCAGGACGCGGGCGAGGACATCGCCGTGGAGCTGCACCCGCGCGCGGCGCTGCCGCGCCTCATCCTGGAGGGGCACATCACCCATTCGCTGGTGGTGGCGGCCTTCTTCCAGGAGCGTCTGCTCGGCGAGTCGGAGTAG
- a CDS encoding CoA-binding protein codes for MSWEQNLIEDEAGVERVVKSARRVAVLGIKTEQQSGQPAYYVPDYLARAGVEVVPVPVYYPDVTHILGKPVFRRLTDVPGELDLVDVFRRPQDIDGHVDELIAKNPRAVWFQSGIRNDAAAEKLAKAGIQVVQDRCLMVDHRRYGGR; via the coding sequence ATGAGCTGGGAGCAGAACCTCATCGAGGATGAAGCGGGCGTGGAGCGCGTGGTGAAGAGCGCGCGGCGGGTGGCGGTGCTGGGCATCAAGACGGAGCAGCAGTCGGGGCAGCCGGCCTACTACGTGCCGGACTACCTGGCGCGCGCGGGCGTGGAGGTGGTGCCCGTACCCGTCTACTACCCGGACGTCACGCACATCCTGGGCAAGCCGGTGTTCCGGCGGCTCACGGACGTGCCCGGCGAGCTGGACCTGGTGGACGTGTTCCGCCGGCCGCAGGACATCGACGGGCACGTGGACGAGCTCATCGCCAAGAATCCAAGGGCGGTGTGGTTCCAGTCCGGCATCCGCAATGACGCCGCGGCGGAGAAGCTGGCGAAGGCGGGCATCCAGGTGGTGCAGGACCGCTGCCTGATGGTGGACCACCGCCGCTACGGTGGCCGGTAG
- a CDS encoding trans-sulfuration enzyme family protein, with the protein MSSKQKTVAVHAGTRLAGSKAVPVSPPIYPAAVNWFDSSDDLDSALDGKDYAYARISAPNTTLLEEAVAALEGAEACVAYASGMAALRSVFEAQGFKPGDRLVMPADGYGVTRALYKRLCATLGVELHALLMTDPEVSARIRELKPRMVLAESISNPLLRVPDLRVLARACQDVGAAFVVDGTFPSPVGQRALALGADYAVQSTSKWLNGHSDALGGTVSASRERMAPLRAARVLAGDVLGPFEAWLTLRGLRTLPVRMKAHVEHAAHVARRLTESPLLERVIYPGLASHPDHATANALLLGGGPMVAFEIKGAGRAEGMRFLEALKVGRPGPSLGDVCTLVMHAASASARRFTPEERAAAGIQENLIRVSVGLEDPDDIADDLLAAVAQGARR; encoded by the coding sequence ATGAGCTCGAAGCAGAAGACGGTGGCGGTGCACGCCGGGACGCGGCTGGCTGGAAGCAAGGCGGTGCCGGTGTCGCCGCCCATCTACCCGGCGGCGGTGAACTGGTTCGACAGCAGCGACGATCTGGACAGCGCCCTGGACGGCAAGGACTACGCCTACGCCCGCATCAGCGCGCCCAACACGACGCTGCTGGAGGAGGCCGTGGCCGCGCTGGAGGGCGCCGAGGCCTGCGTGGCCTACGCCAGCGGCATGGCCGCGCTGCGCTCCGTCTTCGAGGCCCAGGGCTTCAAGCCGGGGGACCGGCTGGTGATGCCGGCGGACGGCTACGGCGTCACGCGCGCGCTGTACAAGCGCCTGTGCGCCACGCTGGGCGTGGAGCTGCACGCGCTCCTGATGACGGACCCCGAGGTGTCCGCGCGCATCCGCGAGCTGAAGCCGCGCATGGTGCTGGCGGAGAGCATCTCCAACCCGCTGCTGCGCGTGCCTGATTTGCGCGTGCTCGCGCGGGCCTGCCAGGACGTGGGGGCGGCGTTCGTGGTGGATGGCACCTTCCCGTCGCCCGTGGGCCAGCGCGCGCTGGCGCTGGGCGCGGACTACGCGGTGCAGTCCACCAGCAAGTGGCTCAACGGGCACAGCGACGCGCTGGGCGGCACGGTGAGCGCCTCGCGTGAGCGGATGGCCCCGCTGCGCGCCGCGCGGGTGCTGGCGGGGGACGTGCTGGGGCCCTTCGAGGCGTGGCTCACCCTGCGCGGCCTGCGCACGCTGCCGGTCCGCATGAAGGCGCATGTGGAGCACGCGGCGCACGTGGCCCGGCGCCTCACGGAGTCCCCGCTGCTGGAGCGGGTCATCTACCCGGGGCTGGCTTCGCACCCGGACCACGCCACCGCGAACGCGCTGCTGCTGGGCGGCGGCCCCATGGTGGCCTTTGAAATCAAGGGCGCGGGGCGGGCGGAGGGCATGCGCTTCCTGGAGGCGCTGAAGGTGGGGCGGCCGGGGCCCTCGCTGGGAGACGTGTGCACGTTGGTGATGCACGCGGCCAGCGCCAGCGCGCGCCGCTTCACTCCGGAGGAGCGAGCGGCCGCGGGCATCCAGGAGAACCTCATCCGCGTCTCCGTGGGGCTGGAGGACCCGGACGACATCGCGGATGACCTGCTGGCCGCGGTGGCCCAGGGGGCGCGCCGATGA
- a CDS encoding patatin-like phospholipase family protein, translated as MATPTHTPTLHELLDGKRFGLVLSAGYFGFYGHAGFLKGLAASGLKPHAYAGTSAGGMVAAYAAAGTPVRDLEELVLRQTRANFWDPDPIGAVLNADAAGHGLTGLLKGERFRRLLDASLPVHTFEELPHPLLLVGANLTLGRHDVFTTGELAPRVHATCAYPGLFRAVPLDGSLYWDGGLVDKAPALSLHESAAGKDLDAILVHYLPSKTRKVVGGPMAYAQGLAAGSAALRQDHFRLQLTVLEQKQVPVYVVVSNLPPVSPTTMERGFDALDQAKLAAERALARPPVPFAQAEW; from the coding sequence ATGGCGACTCCCACCCACACCCCTACCCTCCACGAGCTCCTCGACGGCAAGCGGTTCGGACTCGTCCTCTCCGCTGGATATTTCGGCTTCTACGGCCACGCTGGCTTCCTCAAGGGCCTGGCGGCCTCGGGCCTCAAGCCCCATGCCTACGCGGGCACGTCCGCGGGCGGCATGGTGGCGGCCTACGCGGCGGCGGGCACGCCGGTGCGGGATTTGGAAGAGCTGGTGCTGCGCCAGACGCGCGCCAACTTCTGGGACCCGGACCCCATTGGCGCGGTGCTCAACGCGGACGCCGCGGGGCACGGCCTGACGGGCCTGCTCAAGGGCGAGCGCTTCCGCCGGCTGCTGGACGCCTCCCTGCCGGTGCACACCTTCGAGGAGCTGCCGCACCCGCTGCTGCTGGTGGGCGCCAACCTCACGCTGGGCCGCCACGACGTCTTCACCACCGGCGAGCTGGCCCCGCGCGTCCACGCGACGTGCGCCTACCCGGGCCTGTTCCGCGCGGTGCCCCTGGACGGCAGCCTGTATTGGGACGGGGGCCTGGTGGACAAGGCGCCCGCGCTGTCGCTGCACGAGAGCGCCGCCGGCAAGGACTTGGACGCCATCCTCGTGCACTACCTGCCCAGCAAGACGCGCAAGGTGGTGGGCGGCCCCATGGCGTACGCGCAGGGGCTGGCCGCGGGCTCCGCGGCGCTGCGCCAGGACCACTTCCGCCTCCAGCTCACCGTGCTGGAGCAGAAGCAGGTGCCCGTCTACGTCGTCGTCTCCAACCTGCCGCCGGTGTCGCCCACCACCATGGAGCGCGGCTTCGACGCGCTGGACCAGGCGAAGCTGGCCGCGGAGCGCGCCCTGGCGCGGCCGCCGGTGCCCTTCGCGCAAGCGGAGTGGTGA
- a CDS encoding YiiX/YebB-like N1pC/P60 family cysteine hydrolase, producing MSAAPLLLAWLTLASTPAPTPPPVHDVYALDEAAFVAQAQADLALLERHVRGLRGLQEAVKQSRGVYLQKQGVPYTPDQKQLLLSTWAAFFDYFVSVEVIRQRYWDFVKVPAVTQPRKHAWGFLLTHGALTTELAHGLTYAELTLGRKQLEVLLDEPAPEYGLPARAFARFKDKAIHVSTSTQLLTGDGYKEQLRPLLVKAGALDAPRVPWLLQEMKHNSKVAKGLLTRRGATLFAKATVDLTKDTAQRAFFPVQRAVAEWMGDTRVRRVGQPLITREQALALLERMEPGDIMVARQNWYLSNIGLPGFWPHAELFLGTPAQLSAYFDEDPAVKAWVATLPGAPGSFTQHLARSFPAKWAAYSGQDAHGDPLRILESISEGVSFTGLEHGLRVDYLGVMRPRLSRLEKARAIARAFTFQGRPYDFDFDFFSDRTLVCTELVWKAYAPAQDMTGLRIPLVSVAGRRTLPANELVRLFDAEFGREDRQLDFVAFLDGREAEGIAREADAAAFRYSYRRAKWDIAQE from the coding sequence ATGTCCGCCGCCCCCCTGCTGCTTGCCTGGCTCACGCTCGCCAGCACGCCCGCCCCCACGCCCCCGCCCGTCCACGACGTCTACGCCCTGGACGAGGCGGCCTTCGTCGCCCAGGCCCAGGCCGACCTCGCCCTGCTGGAGCGCCACGTCCGCGGCCTGCGCGGGCTGCAGGAGGCCGTGAAGCAGTCGCGGGGCGTGTACCTGCAGAAGCAGGGCGTGCCGTACACGCCGGACCAGAAGCAGCTCCTGCTCAGCACCTGGGCGGCCTTCTTCGACTACTTCGTGTCCGTGGAGGTCATCCGCCAGCGCTACTGGGACTTCGTGAAGGTGCCCGCCGTCACCCAGCCCAGGAAGCACGCCTGGGGCTTCCTGCTCACCCACGGCGCGCTCACCACGGAGCTGGCCCATGGCCTCACCTACGCGGAGCTCACCCTGGGCAGAAAGCAGCTCGAGGTGCTGCTGGACGAGCCCGCGCCCGAGTACGGCCTGCCCGCGCGCGCCTTCGCCCGGTTCAAGGACAAGGCCATCCACGTCTCCACCAGCACCCAGCTCCTCACCGGTGACGGCTACAAGGAGCAGCTCCGCCCGCTGCTGGTGAAGGCCGGCGCGCTGGACGCCCCGCGGGTGCCCTGGCTGCTCCAGGAGATGAAGCACAACAGCAAGGTGGCCAAGGGGCTGCTCACCCGGCGCGGCGCCACGCTCTTCGCCAAGGCCACGGTGGACCTGACGAAGGACACCGCGCAGCGCGCCTTCTTCCCCGTGCAGCGCGCGGTGGCGGAGTGGATGGGTGACACCCGCGTGCGCCGCGTGGGCCAGCCCCTCATCACCCGCGAGCAGGCCCTGGCCCTGCTGGAGCGGATGGAGCCCGGCGACATCATGGTCGCCCGGCAGAACTGGTACCTCTCCAACATCGGCCTGCCGGGCTTCTGGCCGCACGCGGAGCTCTTCCTCGGCACGCCCGCGCAGCTCTCCGCCTACTTCGACGAGGACCCGGCCGTGAAGGCCTGGGTGGCCACCCTCCCCGGCGCGCCAGGCTCGTTCACCCAGCACCTGGCGCGTTCGTTCCCCGCCAAGTGGGCGGCCTACTCCGGCCAGGACGCGCACGGAGACCCCCTGCGCATCCTCGAATCCATCAGCGAAGGCGTGTCCTTCACCGGCCTGGAGCACGGCCTGCGCGTGGACTACCTGGGCGTCATGCGCCCGCGCCTGTCCCGCCTGGAGAAGGCCCGCGCCATCGCCCGCGCCTTCACCTTCCAGGGCCGCCCCTATGACTTCGACTTCGACTTCTTCTCAGACAGGACGCTGGTGTGCACGGAGCTGGTGTGGAAGGCCTACGCCCCCGCCCAGGACATGACGGGCCTGCGCATCCCCCTGGTCAGCGTCGCCGGCCGCCGCACCCTGCCCGCCAACGAGCTGGTCCGCCTCTTCGACGCGGAGTTCGGACGCGAGGACAGGCAGCTCGACTTCGTGGCCTTCCTGGACGGCCGGGAGGCGGAGGGCATCGCCAGGGAGGCGGACGCCGCCGCTTTCCGTTACAGCTACCGCCGGGCCAAGTGGGACATCGCCCAGGAGTAG
- a CDS encoding S8 family peptidase, whose amino-acid sequence MTTSFLSMRPLRYAMLSLSVLAFAPSATAAPPSKSLKPRALVAKPTGRELAGDTLVERIVVKFHEGSRVRLRDQRLVALTSERDAAERSLLAGRNLGDARLEADVGAVASLLERAPRIGAIARLFDEPESSLEARKASGERQSGEQLADLNLYFEVPLMPGTTSERVADLVAALNALDGVEVAYAEPPPEPAMVNFGMDAAVRGLLAAADLPPTTPSYVNNQGYLNAAPNGVNAKYAWTVTGGQGQNVKVVDVEGGWRTTHEDMPTLFHMGGTQYADASWRHHGTAVLGEIVGASNAYGVTGIAHAAQAGYESIGAQSSASAISKAATAAGRGGIVLIELHSRGPADGTACTCNTSQCNYIAMEYWQANYDAIKTATANGVIVVEAAGNGSADLDASAYGGRFNRNTRDSEAIVVGGSTATTRSPMCWTNFGTRVDVHGWGERVYSMGYGNVFGSYGEDQFYTSSFSGTSSASPIVVGAAASAQGVALANGRRLTSAQMRSLLRDNGTPQAANARQIGPLPDLAKALPKVISGNY is encoded by the coding sequence ATGACGACGTCGTTCCTGTCGATGCGCCCCCTGCGGTACGCGATGCTGTCCCTCTCGGTGCTGGCCTTCGCCCCCTCGGCGACGGCGGCGCCGCCCTCGAAGTCCCTGAAGCCGCGCGCGCTCGTCGCCAAGCCCACGGGCCGCGAGCTGGCCGGGGACACCCTCGTGGAGCGCATCGTGGTGAAGTTCCATGAAGGCAGCCGGGTGCGCCTGCGCGACCAGCGGCTGGTGGCCCTGACGTCGGAGCGGGACGCCGCGGAGCGCTCGCTGCTGGCCGGACGCAACCTGGGTGACGCGCGCCTGGAGGCGGACGTGGGCGCGGTGGCGTCGCTGCTGGAGCGCGCGCCGCGCATCGGCGCCATCGCCCGGCTCTTCGACGAGCCCGAGTCCTCGCTGGAGGCGCGCAAGGCCTCTGGTGAGCGGCAGAGCGGTGAGCAGCTGGCGGACCTGAACCTGTACTTCGAGGTGCCCCTGATGCCGGGCACCACGTCCGAGCGTGTGGCCGACCTGGTCGCCGCGCTCAACGCGCTGGACGGCGTGGAGGTGGCCTACGCCGAGCCGCCCCCCGAGCCGGCCATGGTGAACTTCGGCATGGACGCGGCGGTGCGCGGCCTGCTGGCGGCGGCGGACCTCCCGCCCACCACGCCCTCCTATGTGAACAACCAGGGCTACCTCAACGCCGCGCCCAACGGCGTGAACGCGAAGTACGCGTGGACCGTCACGGGCGGCCAGGGGCAGAACGTGAAGGTGGTGGACGTGGAGGGCGGCTGGCGCACCACGCACGAGGACATGCCCACGCTCTTCCACATGGGCGGCACGCAGTACGCGGACGCGAGCTGGAGACACCACGGCACGGCCGTGCTGGGTGAAATCGTGGGCGCGTCCAACGCCTACGGCGTGACGGGCATCGCGCACGCGGCGCAGGCGGGCTACGAGTCCATCGGCGCCCAGAGCTCCGCCAGCGCCATCAGCAAGGCGGCCACGGCCGCGGGCCGGGGCGGCATCGTGCTCATCGAGCTGCACTCCCGCGGCCCGGCGGACGGCACGGCCTGCACGTGCAACACCAGCCAGTGCAACTACATCGCCATGGAGTACTGGCAGGCCAACTACGACGCCATCAAGACGGCCACCGCCAACGGCGTCATCGTCGTGGAGGCGGCGGGCAACGGCAGCGCCGACCTGGACGCGTCCGCGTACGGGGGCCGGTTCAACCGCAACACCCGGGACTCGGAGGCCATCGTCGTGGGCGGCAGCACGGCGACCACGCGCTCGCCCATGTGCTGGACGAACTTCGGCACCCGCGTGGACGTGCACGGCTGGGGTGAGCGCGTCTACAGCATGGGCTACGGCAACGTGTTCGGCAGCTACGGCGAGGACCAGTTCTACACGTCCAGCTTCAGCGGCACGTCCAGCGCATCCCCCATCGTGGTGGGCGCCGCCGCCAGCGCGCAGGGCGTGGCCCTGGCCAACGGACGCCGCCTGACGAGCGCGCAGATGCGCTCGCTGCTGCGCGACAACGGCACCCCGCAGGCCGCGAACGCGCGCCAGATCGGGCCGCTGCCGGACCTGGCCAAGGCGCTGCCCAAGGTCATCTCGGGCAACTACTGA
- a CDS encoding SirB1 family protein gives MARERLVSALAAEPPRLDLAALAIATLDKPLLDAPGCLHMLDVLACRVQVEAERLSEKGEVLAPLRALRHVLADIEGFRGNEDDYHSPENSFLDQVLERKLGLPITLSVVYLEVARRAGISLYGVPFPGHFLVAHDAGDHKLVMDPFHHGDILTEHGCEELLKRVAPQLKFDRNMLAPAPVELIAYRMLSNLRRVYLGREDCERGLAVVDMLLLLAPDHPGELRTRAALLGSLGAYRAALKDVERCLQLSPEAPDRERLEMTARELRERAALLN, from the coding sequence TTGGCGCGGGAGCGGCTGGTGTCGGCCCTGGCCGCGGAGCCCCCGCGGTTGGACCTGGCGGCGCTGGCCATCGCCACGCTGGACAAGCCGCTGCTGGACGCCCCCGGCTGCCTGCACATGCTGGACGTGCTCGCGTGCCGGGTGCAGGTGGAGGCGGAGCGGCTGAGCGAGAAGGGCGAGGTCCTCGCGCCGCTGCGGGCCTTGCGCCACGTGCTGGCGGACATCGAGGGCTTCCGAGGCAACGAGGACGACTACCACTCCCCGGAGAACAGCTTCCTGGACCAGGTGCTGGAGCGGAAGCTGGGGCTGCCGATTACGCTGTCCGTCGTCTACCTGGAGGTGGCGCGGCGCGCGGGCATCTCCCTGTACGGCGTCCCCTTCCCCGGCCACTTCCTGGTGGCCCATGACGCGGGGGACCACAAGCTGGTGATGGACCCGTTCCACCACGGGGACATCCTCACCGAGCACGGCTGCGAGGAGCTGCTCAAGCGCGTGGCGCCGCAGCTCAAGTTCGACCGCAACATGCTGGCGCCCGCGCCGGTGGAGCTGATTGCGTACCGGATGCTGTCCAACCTGCGGCGCGTGTACCTGGGCCGCGAGGACTGCGAGCGCGGGCTGGCGGTGGTGGACATGCTGCTGCTCCTGGCGCCGGACCACCCGGGCGAGCTGCGCACGCGCGCGGCGCTGCTCGGCAGCCTGGGGGCGTACCGCGCGGCGCTGAAGGACGTGGAGCGCTGCCTCCAGCTTTCGCCCGAGGCCCCCGACCGCGAGCGGCTGGAGATGACGGCCCGCGAGCTGCGGGAGCGCGCCGCGCTGCTCAACTGA
- the trxB gene encoding thioredoxin-disulfide reductase, producing MAEEKTNKVTIIGSGPAGYTAAIYAARANLQPVVFAGGPTLEHPQRVPGGQLMVTTDVENYPGFPEAITGPELMERFQKQAERFGTTIHMENVVKVDFSQRPFLIQGESVSYRSETVIISTGATAKWLGVKGEDTYKNRGVSACATCDGAFFKKQDVLVVGGGDTAMEEATYLAKIVNHVTLIHRRDTLRASKVMQERALQNPKISFMWDSAVEEVLGDNKGMNGAVVRNLKTGDSQLVKATGLFVAIGHTPNTELFQGVLETHQGGYLKTVPGSTRTNIEGVFACGDVQDHYYRQAITAAGTGCMAAIDAERWLIEHGE from the coding sequence GTGGCGGAGGAGAAGACGAACAAGGTGACCATCATTGGCTCGGGGCCGGCGGGCTACACCGCGGCCATCTACGCCGCGCGCGCCAACCTGCAGCCGGTGGTGTTCGCCGGCGGCCCCACCCTGGAGCACCCGCAGCGGGTGCCGGGCGGCCAGCTCATGGTGACCACCGACGTGGAGAACTACCCGGGCTTTCCGGAGGCCATCACCGGCCCGGAGCTGATGGAGCGGTTCCAGAAGCAGGCGGAGCGCTTCGGCACCACCATCCACATGGAGAACGTGGTGAAGGTGGACTTCTCCCAGCGCCCCTTCCTCATCCAGGGGGAGAGCGTCAGCTACCGCTCGGAGACCGTCATCATCTCCACCGGCGCCACCGCCAAGTGGCTGGGCGTCAAGGGCGAGGACACCTACAAGAACCGCGGCGTCTCCGCGTGCGCCACCTGCGACGGTGCCTTCTTCAAGAAGCAGGACGTGCTGGTGGTGGGCGGCGGTGACACGGCCATGGAGGAGGCGACGTACCTGGCGAAAATCGTCAACCACGTCACCCTCATCCACCGCCGCGACACGCTGCGCGCCTCCAAGGTGATGCAGGAGCGCGCCCTCCAGAACCCGAAAATCTCCTTCATGTGGGACTCCGCGGTGGAGGAGGTCCTGGGCGACAACAAGGGGATGAACGGCGCGGTGGTGCGCAACCTGAAGACGGGGGACAGCCAGCTCGTGAAGGCGACGGGCCTCTTCGTCGCCATTGGCCACACGCCCAACACGGAGCTGTTCCAGGGCGTGCTGGAGACGCACCAGGGCGGCTACCTCAAGACGGTGCCGGGCTCCACGCGCACCAACATCGAGGGCGTCTTCGCCTGCGGCGACGTGCAGGACCACTACTACCGTCAGGCCATCACCGCGGCGGGCACGGGCTGCATGGCCGCCATCGACGCGGAGCGCTGGCTCATCGAGCACGGCGAGTAG
- a CDS encoding DUF2795 domain-containing protein has translation MAYGFAEDPALSITPHLDAVDYPVEREQLVAAAADAGAPPDIINLFKCLPRGEYPNREAVQRDLSEAARRSAQGGLKDDDGVDRDRRNIGRDLVEHAPDGHTRHP, from the coding sequence ATGGCTTATGGATTCGCGGAGGACCCAGCGCTCTCCATCACCCCCCACCTCGACGCCGTGGACTACCCCGTCGAGCGGGAGCAACTGGTGGCCGCGGCCGCCGATGCGGGCGCCCCGCCCGACATCATCAACCTCTTCAAGTGCCTGCCGCGCGGCGAGTACCCCAACCGCGAGGCCGTGCAGCGGGACCTCTCCGAGGCGGCCCGGCGCTCCGCCCAGGGGGGCCTGAAGGACGACGATGGGGTGGACCGGGACCGCCGCAACATCGGGCGTGACCTGGTGGAGCACGCGCCAGACGGCCACACGCGTCATCCGTGA
- the moaC gene encoding cyclic pyranopterin monophosphate synthase MoaC, translated as MKMVDVGEKPKTGRVAVATALLRMLPATRERILAGKVEKGDVLAAARLAGIMAAKRTPDFVPLCHPIALAGVEVTLAPEDAGLRVRAQVKTVDRTGVEMEALTAACAAALTVYDMCKSVDRGMVLDAVQLEHKSGGRSGTWQREEAAPAPQPAPRRRTRAKKAR; from the coding sequence ATGAAGATGGTGGACGTGGGGGAGAAGCCGAAGACGGGCCGCGTGGCCGTGGCCACCGCGCTGCTGCGGATGCTGCCCGCCACGCGCGAGCGCATCCTGGCGGGGAAGGTGGAGAAGGGGGACGTGCTGGCCGCGGCGAGGCTCGCCGGCATCATGGCCGCCAAGCGCACGCCGGACTTCGTTCCGCTCTGCCACCCCATCGCGCTCGCGGGGGTGGAGGTGACGCTGGCGCCCGAGGACGCGGGGCTCCGGGTGCGCGCGCAGGTGAAGACGGTGGACCGCACCGGCGTGGAGATGGAGGCGCTCACCGCGGCCTGCGCGGCGGCGCTGACCGTCTACGACATGTGCAAGAGCGTGGACCGCGGCATGGTGCTGGACGCGGTGCAACTGGAGCACAAGTCGGGTGGCCGCTCCGGGACGTGGCAGCGGGAGGAGGCCGCGCCGGCGCCGCAGCCCGCGCCGCGGCGCCGGACACGCGCGAAGAAGGCCCGCTGA